The Pseudomonadota bacterium genome segment ATTCACAACAGACGTTTGCAGCATTAAGCCATTAAATGTTATTGATGGTGTTGTTGTTGTAGACAAACCCGTTGTGCTTCAAATTGACGAACATTCCGTTGCTTTTTTACCTTATACGGAAAATCCTCTTGAATCCTTGGGAATTTTGAAAGATGCTCCCAAGGATTTGTTACTAGGGCACATTGCTTTAGACGGGGCTATTTTAAATTCGCTGCATCAAACACATTCAGAAGTTGTGGTTGAACATGATGGCGACATGACTGTGGTGGATGCTGATGTTTTCAAAGATTGGAAACAAGTGTTTTTAGGACATTATCATGGCGAACAAAAAGTAAGGGCAAATGTTGAATATGTTGGATCGCCACTTCAATTGAGCTTTGGAGAGACCAAACAGGACAAGCATCTAATCATATATGATCTGGACACGCATGAGAAGGAATATGTGATAAATGATTTTAGTCCCAAACATTTTATTATCTCTCAAGAGGATATCGGCAAATTCGATTTGACAAATAATTTTGTAAGAATTATTGTGGATGATATTTCGTCCGCTGAGTTAATAGAATTTCGCAACGATGTACTATCCAAGAATGTTGGCAGTTTAGACATCCGACAAAAACCCAAGAAAGAGGAAGATGGAGAAGCTGTAGATGTGGCCTTGGCAGCAGTATTGCAAAATGACTTGGTAATAGAAAAATACGTGGAATACAAGGATGAATTTGATGAATTAAATGGACTTGATAAAGTCGAATTATTATCAATAGGCAATAAAATTATTGAAACGGCAACTAATCAAATCAATCAATGAAAAACCTAAAATTTAAATATTTCTCAGCTAAAAATTTCGTTTGCTTCGGTCCAGAAGGTATTGAAATTGATCTCACGAAAAAGGGGAATGTTATCCTTGTTCGTGGAGAAAATCTGGATGTTATAGATGAAGAAGAGAAGGAAGGTGACGAGCGAGTTGCTTCTAATGGCATAGGCAAAAGCACCATCCCCGATATTCTTGTCTATGGCCTCTTCGGCAAACCTCTCAAACATCCCTCTAAGATCAAGCATGAGGATGTAATCAATAATCGCATTCGTAAAGATATGCGAATAGAAGTTCGTTGGGATGACTACAGAGTAGTTAGACAACGAAGCCCAAATAAGCTGCGTTTTTGGCAAAGCAGCAATGAAGATTGGAACAAAGATACGGAACTAACTTTGGGCGGCATGCCAGATACACAGAATTTGATTGAGCAACATTTGGGATTAAATTATGAGACATTCCTAAATCTTATGGTATTTGCCGACCAAGGGCATTGCACTTTCTTGGAATGCACCAATCCTCAAAAACGAACGGTTGTTGAGGATTTAATGGCTTTGCAAGTTTTTCGCATTTATTCAGATGTCGCTAAAGAAGAGAAAAACAACTTAAAGAATAAAATAAAGCTACTAGCATCAGAATACGAGCACAGCATATATGAGTTAAAGTCTGCTCGGGAACGTATTGATGAAATTAACCAAGAGGAAAAATCCTGGCGGGATGGCAGAAACAAAGAATTAATTGCTCTTCAAAATGTGCGTTCATCGAAGCAATCACTGTTGGAGTCTTCCGATATCGGAGCAGCATTAGCCAAATACGAAAATGCTCAAAAAACAATCCAAGAGACAAATGATAAAATCGTTGATTTAGATGCAAAAATTGCCGAAATTCGCACACAACTGCCCCAAGTGGAAGAAAAGGTAAACTCAAGGAAACAGGAGCGAGGTCAATTAGATCAACAAATTCTTGTATTGCGAAACAAAATCATTACTGCCAATAATGAAATTAAAAGCAAAGAAAAAATTCTCAAGGTCAAAGATCGCAAAGGGCAAGTTTGCAGCGAATGTTTTAGCGTTGTGGATGAAGCTAATTATTTAACTTTTGTGGACAATGCTCAAAAAAGTGTTGATGAAAATGAAAAATTAATTGCAGAAAACAATGTTGTATTAGAGCAATTGAATAAAGAATTGGCTGAAATCAAAGAAAAGATCACCAAGGGCACCAATCTTATTGCTACTAAGCAAGCTCAAGAAAGACAATTATCCTCTTCGATAGATAATTCCCGAAAAGAAATTCAAAAGCTTACAGCAATTCAAAAACCGACAGCCAACGATCAAGAGCAAGTTTTATTAACCGAGATTACAGAAATCGATAAACAGATTGTTGACAAAACGCAGCAAATAAATGGACCCTCGCCTTATGTAAGTCTGCATACATCTGCGGAGGAAGATGCCAAGAAAAAAGAGACAGAAAGCGAAGTAAAGAAGGCAGAATTACAAAAGGTAGAGTCGCTTTTGCCTTATTACGAATGGTGGGCCGATGGCTTTGGACCAAAAGGCATTCCGAAGTTTGCTATTAACCACATCATTTCTCCGTTAAACACTCAAATTGCACATTGGCTAGAGTTTTTAATCAATGGTAAGATTAAATTGTTGTTTAATAATGAGTTAGAAGAATCTATTGAACGCAATCCATCTGATGGTGATCCTTTTGTGTATTATCAGATGTCAGGAGGAGAAAAAAGACGGCTAAATTTAGCAGTTTCACAGGCGTTTGCTTATATTATGTCGCATAGTTCTAAAGCATCTCCTTCAGTTGTTTTTCTGGATGAAGTTACAACTAATATTGACCCAATGGGCGTTGTTGGTGTATACAATATGATTATAGAATTGGCAAAAGATAAGCAAGTTTTTGTTACAACACACGATCAAGGATTGCAAGAATTGCTGCAAGGTTGTGAGACATTGTATCTTAGGAAAAAGGACGGATTCACAACTGTAATTAATAAAAATTAGTCTATTATTTTTCTAGTTCATAACCATAGGTATGAAAGTTAATCTAATGAGAAAGAGTGAAAATATGGTAAAGTTTGAAGACGTGAAGGGGCAGACAACAGAGGAATATTTTAATGGAAATGAATTTAGTATCGATGCATTCAATAAAAAATACACAATACAAAAAGGCGAAACATACGTACAAGCTGTGAAACGTGTGTGTGATTATATTGCTTCGGTTGAAGCTACGAAAGAGTTGAGAGAATATTGGTCCGAGCGATGGTTTGATGAAATTTATAATGATTGGTGGCATCCCGCTGGAAGTATTATGCAAGGTGCCGCATCGGGCAGAAAAATTAGTTTGGCGAATTGCACCACATTGAGTTTGGGTGCAGGACTTCCCGAAGAGGAATGGGATAATCTAGAGAGTATTATTCGTAATGCAGGGTTCACTATTGCGAAAACGGCTGCCTATCGACAAGGCTTGGGACTAGAGTTTTCTCGTCTGCGTCCTGTGGGCACAAAAGTCATGAATTCTGCCAATGAATCCTCGGGTGCAATTCATTGGATGAAGTTTCTTGATTCTATTGGCTACTACGTTGGACAGCAGGGCCGTATTCCAGCTATGTTGTTCAGCCTTGCATGTGACCATCCCGATATTGAAGATTTTATCAAGGTAAAGTCTGACCATACCAAAATTCAAAATGCCAATATTTCCGTGCAATGC includes the following:
- a CDS encoding metallophosphoesterase; translation: MSKILLVADAHIHPHKNSDERLKDCIKALDWVFETAHAHNIDNICFLGDLFHSRQKIGVSVYQWTFEVFSKWMQNKKSWPNVYLLVGNHDMVHKFTTDVCSIKPLNVIDGVVVVDKPVVLQIDEHSVAFLPYTENPLESLGILKDAPKDLLLGHIALDGAILNSLHQTHSEVVVEHDGDMTVVDADVFKDWKQVFLGHYHGEQKVRANVEYVGSPLQLSFGETKQDKHLIIYDLDTHEKEYVINDFSPKHFIISQEDIGKFDLTNNFVRIIVDDISSAELIEFRNDVLSKNVGSLDIRQKPKKEEDGEAVDVALAAVLQNDLVIEKYVEYKDEFDELNGLDKVELLSIGNKIIETATNQINQ
- a CDS encoding AAA family ATPase; the encoded protein is MKNLKFKYFSAKNFVCFGPEGIEIDLTKKGNVILVRGENLDVIDEEEKEGDERVASNGIGKSTIPDILVYGLFGKPLKHPSKIKHEDVINNRIRKDMRIEVRWDDYRVVRQRSPNKLRFWQSSNEDWNKDTELTLGGMPDTQNLIEQHLGLNYETFLNLMVFADQGHCTFLECTNPQKRTVVEDLMALQVFRIYSDVAKEEKNNLKNKIKLLASEYEHSIYELKSARERIDEINQEEKSWRDGRNKELIALQNVRSSKQSLLESSDIGAALAKYENAQKTIQETNDKIVDLDAKIAEIRTQLPQVEEKVNSRKQERGQLDQQILVLRNKIITANNEIKSKEKILKVKDRKGQVCSECFSVVDEANYLTFVDNAQKSVDENEKLIAENNVVLEQLNKELAEIKEKITKGTNLIATKQAQERQLSSSIDNSRKEIQKLTAIQKPTANDQEQVLLTEITEIDKQIVDKTQQINGPSPYVSLHTSAEEDAKKKETESEVKKAELQKVESLLPYYEWWADGFGPKGIPKFAINHIISPLNTQIAHWLEFLINGKIKLLFNNELEESIERNPSDGDPFVYYQMSGGEKRRLNLAVSQAFAYIMSHSSKASPSVVFLDEVTTNIDPMGVVGVYNMIIELAKDKQVFVTTHDQGLQELLQGCETLYLRKKDGFTTVINKN